In the genome of Deinococcus deserti VCD115, one region contains:
- a CDS encoding AI-2E family transporter — protein sequence MSSNPLSSAASSPPPEPGSSLGQARSVPDLVLALWARPTVRLAVYIVLLPLLLWVVLRASSLLASVLFTVFMAYGLAFLCNPLLTWLERHRVRRMIGVLLLLVLGILLVTAVVMTVSSQINGMLNNVPELARSLKEILVNLLDRLDRLPGTEGLKETLTTYIDREVQDITQNAGPLAERLLSTGPTVMKTLSNLVGWLGQVGFIVTLAMYFMIDYDGIGRSMLQILPRAWQPTALQLSEDVSESFGSYLRGSLLLLIACVVLATTGLLLLKVPNPLAIGLLSGVINLFPYVGIVLASILAMFQAIPMGTTTILLVAGLYFLINQLLGNVLGPLIMGHTMRLSAAAILIALLVGLALGGVGGALLAIPFATLLKRWMERYWLPSRTHQGRTVPPIPPSTPGA from the coding sequence GTGAGCAGTAACCCACTTTCCTCCGCAGCTTCCTCACCGCCTCCTGAACCCGGGTCCTCTCTCGGGCAGGCCCGCAGTGTCCCCGACCTGGTCCTGGCACTTTGGGCCCGGCCCACGGTGCGACTGGCCGTCTACATCGTGCTGCTTCCGCTTCTGCTGTGGGTAGTGCTGCGTGCTTCAAGTCTTCTGGCCAGCGTCCTGTTTACCGTGTTCATGGCCTACGGCCTGGCTTTTTTATGCAATCCCCTGCTGACCTGGTTGGAAAGGCACCGGGTCCGGCGGATGATCGGCGTGCTGCTTCTGCTGGTGCTGGGGATCCTGCTGGTTACGGCTGTTGTCATGACTGTAAGCTCGCAAATCAACGGCATGCTGAATAACGTCCCAGAGCTGGCACGCAGCCTCAAGGAAATTCTGGTCAACCTGCTGGACCGTCTGGACCGCCTGCCAGGAACCGAGGGGCTCAAAGAAACGCTGACCACCTACATTGACCGCGAAGTCCAGGACATCACGCAGAATGCCGGGCCACTGGCCGAACGGCTGCTCAGCACCGGCCCGACCGTCATGAAAACCCTCAGCAATCTGGTGGGCTGGCTCGGGCAGGTCGGGTTCATCGTGACGCTGGCGATGTACTTCATGATCGACTACGACGGCATAGGGCGCAGCATGTTACAGATACTTCCGCGTGCCTGGCAGCCTACTGCCCTGCAACTCTCTGAAGACGTCAGTGAGAGCTTCGGTTCCTACCTTCGAGGCAGCCTGCTGTTGCTGATCGCCTGCGTGGTCCTGGCCACCACCGGCCTGCTGCTGCTCAAAGTGCCGAATCCGCTGGCAATCGGCCTGCTCAGCGGCGTCATCAACCTGTTTCCCTACGTCGGTATTGTTCTGGCCTCGATTCTGGCAATGTTCCAGGCAATTCCGATGGGCACCACGACCATTCTGCTGGTCGCCGGGCTTTACTTTCTGATCAATCAGCTGCTGGGAAACGTGCTGGGGCCACTGATCATGGGTCACACGATGCGGCTCAGCGCTGCGGCCATTCTGATCGCGCTGCTGGTGGGACTGGCACTGGGCGGCGTCGGCGGCGCCCTGTTGGCCATCCCATTTGCCACGCTGCTCAAACGCTGGATGGAACGGTACTGGCTACCCAGCCGCACGCACCAGGGGCGCACTGTGCCGCCCATTCCACCCAGCACTCCAGGTGCCTGA
- a CDS encoding TAXI family TRAP transporter solute-binding subunit produces MKKSHKIIGTALVLGVSATALAQGSFLTIGSGSTTGVYFPVATGMAKMINDSNAGLRANARSTGGSVFNMNALATGELDMAIVQNDVAFYAYRGTGIQAFEGKANNKVRSLAVLYPEVLHVVARKDAKINSIADLKGKRVVIGDLGSGTEQTARQVLEAYGLSFDDLGQALRVSPAQGITLMQDKRADALFYTVGVGASAITQIAQTVDVRVVPVSGNQASALIKKYPFYVRYNIPGKSYKGVGATVPSVAVQATLVTTTALSDDTVYKAMKAIFSDEKGLRALHPSVSINYSDAKAVKGLPTPLHPGALKFWKEQGQNVR; encoded by the coding sequence ATGAAAAAATCGCACAAGATTATCGGGACCGCACTTGTATTGGGTGTCAGTGCCACAGCGCTGGCCCAGGGCAGCTTTCTGACTATCGGATCGGGCAGCACCACCGGGGTCTACTTTCCTGTAGCCACCGGCATGGCCAAGATGATCAACGACAGCAACGCTGGCCTGCGTGCCAACGCCCGTTCTACCGGCGGCAGCGTGTTCAACATGAACGCCCTGGCTACTGGCGAGCTGGATATGGCCATTGTCCAGAACGACGTGGCTTTCTATGCGTACCGGGGCACAGGCATCCAGGCCTTCGAAGGCAAAGCCAACAACAAGGTGCGCAGCCTGGCCGTCCTGTATCCCGAGGTGCTGCATGTCGTGGCCCGCAAGGACGCCAAGATCAACTCGATTGCAGACCTGAAAGGCAAGCGCGTCGTGATTGGCGACCTGGGCTCCGGCACCGAGCAGACGGCCCGTCAGGTGCTCGAAGCCTACGGTCTGAGCTTCGACGATCTGGGCCAGGCGCTGCGCGTGTCACCCGCTCAGGGCATCACCCTGATGCAGGACAAGCGTGCTGACGCCCTGTTCTACACCGTGGGCGTAGGTGCCAGTGCCATTACCCAGATCGCCCAGACCGTGGACGTCAGGGTGGTCCCGGTCAGCGGCAACCAGGCCAGCGCTCTGATCAAGAAGTACCCCTTCTATGTGCGCTACAACATCCCCGGCAAGAGCTACAAGGGCGTCGGCGCAACGGTGCCCAGCGTCGCGGTGCAGGCCACGCTGGTCACCACCACGGCGCTGAGCGACGACACCGTGTACAAGGCCATGAAGGCCATTTTCAGTGACGAAAAGGGTCTGCGCGCCCTGCACCCCAGCGTTTCGATCAACTACAGCGATGCCAAGGCGGTCAAAGGCCTGCCTACGCCTCTGCACCCCGGAGCCCTGAAGTTCTGGAAGGAGCAGGGGCAGAACGTCCGCTAA
- the sodA gene encoding superoxide dismutase [Mn], which yields MAYELPQLPYAYDALEPHIDTRTMEIHHTKHHQAYVDNANKALEGSELASLPVEELIQKLDQVPADKKTALRNNAGGHANHSLFWQVMGPGQGGQPSGELMEAINAAFGSFEAFKTKFEDAAKTRFGSGWAWLVVKDGSLTVVSTANQDNPLMGEAIAGVSGTPVLGVDVWEHAYYLNYQNKRPDYLTAFWNVVNWDEVSRRYAAAR from the coding sequence ATGGCTTACGAACTTCCCCAGTTGCCCTACGCCTACGACGCCCTGGAACCCCACATTGACACCCGCACCATGGAAATCCACCACACCAAGCACCACCAGGCTTATGTGGATAACGCCAACAAGGCGCTTGAAGGCAGTGAACTGGCCAGCCTGCCAGTTGAGGAACTGATCCAGAAACTCGATCAGGTGCCTGCCGACAAGAAGACTGCCCTGCGTAACAACGCTGGTGGACACGCCAACCACAGCCTGTTCTGGCAGGTCATGGGCCCGGGTCAAGGTGGTCAGCCCAGCGGCGAACTGATGGAGGCGATCAACGCTGCCTTCGGTTCCTTCGAAGCCTTCAAAACGAAGTTTGAAGACGCCGCCAAGACCCGCTTCGGCTCCGGCTGGGCGTGGCTGGTCGTCAAGGACGGCAGTCTGACCGTCGTGAGCACTGCCAACCAGGACAACCCACTGATGGGAGAAGCCATCGCTGGAGTCAGCGGCACTCCGGTCCTGGGTGTGGACGTCTGGGAGCACGCCTACTACCTCAACTACCAGAACAAGCGTCCCGACTACCTCACTGCGTTCTGGAACGTCGTGAACTGGGACGAAGTCAGCCGCCGTTACGCTGCTGCCAGGTAA
- a CDS encoding TRAP transporter permease encodes MSDPTRPVSSDPSLDARGPHHHTPMTEGERRAIEIVEAAETGGRKLFGWQQHLVTIIAVGWCLFQMYAAWNGTMVPTTLRAIHLAFAFALAFLVFPFRKTPGQPQTRVPWSDWLLGAAATGSALYFVAQYANIAGNGGIRADVPLDLIAGSALVVLLLLTAWRTIGIAMPLISMAFILFAFMGAKGLIKGIQTPFHGGYTWPQLIGQLATNTEGIFGTALGVSAQIVFLFVLFGAVFDKMGAGDWFMRVAQGLLGRFRGGAAKASIVSSGLNGIISGSSVSNVVTGGNITIGTMIRTGYSREKAGAIEVASSSNGQLMPPVMGAAAFIMAQNLNIEYRSLILAAAIPAFLCYAALLVVAHIEALKLNLRGLPKSELPPVRRTLLEGWYYILPLGYLIGVLTSNPDANPERIALYTILIMVVMMLVQEVFWGRKDGRTPLRSFLDGGRKLIDAFEAGARSMVGIAVATAAAGIIVGIVTVTGLGFGLADVVEGVSALFANEFVRILVVLMMGQLIALILGMGLPTTANYILMSALIVPIIARIAGLDTSNPAEMLPVHMFVFYFGIMADSTPPVALAAFAAAAISGGDPVKTGVQAFKYELRTALLAYMMFFNPQLLLIANNRLGGLPLGEAIPMVLFAFIGLVAFSAGTLRFLHRRTNLVQTLLLLVASFILIIPTDIVWNLGALALIALVYFWQKAGRTGPPSPVTRAA; translated from the coding sequence ATGAGTGATCCAACAAGACCGGTCAGCAGCGATCCCAGCCTGGACGCCCGCGGACCACATCATCACACCCCCATGACCGAAGGTGAGCGCCGCGCCATCGAGATAGTGGAAGCCGCTGAAACCGGTGGGCGTAAACTGTTCGGCTGGCAGCAGCATCTTGTCACCATTATTGCGGTGGGCTGGTGTCTGTTTCAGATGTACGCGGCCTGGAACGGCACGATGGTCCCCACGACCCTCCGGGCAATTCACCTGGCCTTCGCATTCGCGCTGGCGTTTCTGGTTTTTCCCTTCCGGAAGACGCCAGGGCAGCCTCAGACGCGGGTGCCCTGGTCTGACTGGCTGCTGGGCGCAGCTGCCACCGGCAGCGCGCTGTATTTTGTGGCACAGTACGCCAACATCGCTGGGAACGGCGGCATTCGCGCCGATGTACCGCTGGACCTGATTGCTGGCAGCGCTCTGGTGGTCCTGTTGCTGCTGACTGCATGGCGCACCATTGGCATTGCCATGCCGCTGATTTCGATGGCATTCATCCTGTTTGCCTTCATGGGGGCAAAAGGGCTGATCAAAGGCATCCAGACGCCCTTTCACGGAGGCTACACCTGGCCGCAGCTGATCGGTCAGCTGGCCACCAATACCGAAGGGATCTTCGGAACGGCGCTGGGCGTCAGTGCACAGATCGTCTTTCTGTTCGTGCTGTTCGGGGCTGTTTTTGACAAGATGGGTGCCGGCGACTGGTTTATGCGTGTGGCGCAGGGACTGCTGGGGCGTTTCCGGGGCGGGGCAGCCAAGGCCAGTATCGTGTCGAGCGGCCTGAACGGCATCATCAGTGGTTCTTCCGTCAGCAATGTCGTGACGGGCGGCAATATCACGATCGGGACCATGATACGTACCGGATACAGCCGCGAGAAGGCCGGCGCCATCGAGGTTGCGAGTTCTTCCAATGGTCAGTTGATGCCGCCGGTCATGGGCGCAGCGGCGTTCATCATGGCGCAGAACCTGAACATCGAATACCGCAGCCTGATTCTGGCGGCAGCAATTCCTGCCTTCCTATGTTATGCGGCGCTGCTGGTGGTGGCCCACATTGAGGCCTTGAAGCTCAACCTGCGGGGCCTGCCGAAAAGCGAGCTGCCTCCGGTGCGCAGAACATTGCTTGAAGGCTGGTATTACATCCTGCCTCTGGGTTACCTGATCGGCGTTCTGACCTCCAACCCGGATGCCAACCCGGAGCGGATTGCCCTGTACACCATTCTGATCATGGTGGTGATGATGCTGGTCCAGGAGGTGTTCTGGGGACGCAAAGATGGCCGCACCCCGCTGCGGAGTTTCCTGGACGGCGGTCGCAAGCTGATTGATGCTTTCGAGGCCGGAGCCCGCAGCATGGTCGGCATCGCCGTTGCAACTGCCGCAGCCGGAATTATCGTTGGCATCGTGACAGTCACGGGGCTGGGCTTTGGGCTGGCGGATGTGGTTGAAGGAGTATCGGCCCTGTTTGCCAATGAGTTCGTGCGGATTCTGGTGGTCCTGATGATGGGCCAGCTGATTGCTCTGATTCTGGGCATGGGCCTGCCCACCACCGCCAACTACATTCTGATGAGCGCCCTGATCGTGCCGATCATTGCGCGTATCGCCGGCCTGGATACCAGCAACCCGGCCGAGATGCTGCCGGTCCACATGTTCGTGTTCTACTTCGGCATCATGGCCGACAGCACGCCGCCAGTAGCGCTGGCCGCCTTTGCGGCGGCGGCCATTTCGGGGGGCGACCCAGTAAAAACCGGGGTGCAGGCTTTCAAATACGAGCTACGGACCGCCCTGCTGGCTTACATGATGTTCTTCAATCCGCAGCTGCTGCTTATCGCCAACAACCGGTTGGGAGGCCTGCCGCTGGGTGAGGCCATTCCCATGGTGCTGTTTGCCTTTATCGGTCTTGTCGCCTTCAGTGCGGGCACCCTTCGGTTCCTGCACCGCCGGACCAATCTGGTGCAGACACTGCTGCTGCTGGTGGCGTCGTTCATCCTGATTATTCCCACGGACATCGTGTGGAACCTGGGAGCGCTGGCGCTGATTGCCCTGGTGTACTTCTGGCAGAAAGCGGGACGGACAGGACCTCCTTCTCCAGTTACCCGCGCCGCCTGA
- a CDS encoding MFS transporter, translating into MSDPPSPVPLSPGHSGRPAAWNRNERLGILNGWAVFTGDGFMSVSVVVAGFAARLGAPNWVIGLLPAIAGGGWMLPQLLVAARVRPLPYKLPVYRSAALVRTVTYLAMVLVAAFLADTPTLCLSLFVLAMLINALASGVSGLPFLEVVSKTVPPARRPRFFGTRNLYGGLLAFGAGLLVRWILGPSGLEFPYSYALIFGLGTVAFTFGYWVFGRIQEPPDPPLVAQGVRGEFRAIPETLRDPHFRAFLTVRLLLAGASMSEPFFAANALRELNFPAATLGIFVMALTGAAPLSNVMWQRVAERNGSRRIIRYASVFYGLAPLAALLVGALDLGAWAYLWVFVLSSVAAQGFNLGHTNHLLNIAPPEARSRYIGTLNTLVGAALFTPVLGGLVADAAGYTPVFLMSAVLCALAWWQCGRLRRDA; encoded by the coding sequence ATGAGCGATCCCCCCTCTCCGGTGCCCCTCTCCCCTGGCCACTCCGGACGGCCGGCGGCCTGGAACCGCAATGAGCGCCTGGGCATCCTGAACGGCTGGGCGGTGTTTACCGGCGACGGTTTTATGAGCGTCTCCGTCGTGGTGGCGGGATTTGCTGCGCGGCTGGGCGCCCCGAACTGGGTCATCGGGCTGCTGCCGGCCATCGCGGGTGGCGGCTGGATGCTGCCGCAGTTGCTGGTGGCCGCGCGGGTACGTCCGCTGCCCTACAAACTGCCGGTGTACCGTTCCGCGGCTCTGGTGCGCACTGTGACCTACCTGGCCATGGTGCTGGTTGCGGCCTTCCTTGCCGACACCCCAACCCTGTGCCTGAGCCTGTTCGTGCTGGCCATGCTGATCAATGCCCTGGCTTCAGGCGTATCCGGGCTGCCTTTCCTGGAGGTGGTCAGCAAGACGGTTCCCCCAGCGCGGCGGCCCAGGTTTTTCGGCACGCGCAATCTGTACGGCGGGCTGCTTGCCTTTGGCGCCGGGCTCCTGGTCCGCTGGATTCTGGGGCCGTCCGGGCTGGAATTTCCCTATAGCTATGCGCTGATTTTCGGGCTGGGTACTGTGGCCTTTACGTTCGGCTACTGGGTTTTCGGGCGAATTCAGGAACCCCCGGACCCACCGCTGGTCGCCCAGGGCGTACGCGGCGAGTTCCGGGCCATACCGGAGACGCTCAGGGACCCTCACTTCCGCGCCTTCCTTACGGTCAGGCTGCTGCTGGCCGGCGCCAGTATGAGCGAACCGTTTTTTGCGGCCAACGCACTGCGTGAACTGAATTTCCCGGCTGCCACGCTGGGCATCTTCGTCATGGCGCTGACGGGGGCTGCTCCACTGTCGAATGTGATGTGGCAGCGGGTCGCCGAACGCAACGGTTCACGGCGGATCATCCGCTACGCCAGCGTGTTCTACGGGCTGGCTCCCCTGGCAGCCCTGCTGGTTGGCGCGCTGGATCTGGGCGCCTGGGCGTACTTGTGGGTGTTTGTTCTGTCCAGTGTGGCTGCTCAGGGCTTCAACCTTGGCCATACCAACCACCTGCTCAACATCGCGCCGCCCGAAGCACGCAGCCGGTATATCGGCACACTGAATACCCTGGTCGGCGCCGCCTTGTTCACCCCGGTTCTTGGCGGTCTGGTCGCTGACGCGGCCGGGTACACGCCGGTCTTTCTCATGAGCGCGGTACTGTGCGCCCTGGCCTGGTGGCAATGCGGTCGCCTGCGCCGCGACGCATAA
- a CDS encoding amino acid ABC transporter ATP-binding protein has translation MTQRAAPSIHAPPKALSEEGRSSPAEAGSTPIIIAQGVEKHFGTFHALRGVNLEVRSGEVVVIIGPSGSGKSTFIRTLNALDPHDRGSITIDGIPLNGRHNLDAIRREVGMVFQSFNLFPHLSVLDNITLAPIRVRRLSRAEAEQRGLELLRRVGIEEQAHKFPAQLSGGQQQRVAIARALAMDPKIMLFDEPTSALDPEMIKEVLDVMKELARSGMTMLVVTHEMGFAREVADRILFFDQGTVVEDTTPEAFYQNPQHDRAKAFLSKILGH, from the coding sequence ATGACTCAGCGGGCCGCCCCATCCATCCACGCCCCCCCGAAGGCACTTTCTGAAGAGGGCCGGTCCAGCCCGGCTGAGGCTGGCAGCACGCCGATCATTATTGCGCAGGGGGTAGAGAAGCACTTCGGGACGTTTCATGCCTTGCGGGGCGTCAACCTGGAGGTGCGCAGCGGCGAGGTGGTCGTGATCATCGGTCCCTCGGGCAGCGGAAAAAGCACCTTCATCCGCACCCTCAACGCCCTGGATCCCCACGACCGCGGCAGCATCACCATCGACGGCATTCCCCTCAACGGCCGTCACAACCTCGACGCCATCCGCCGTGAGGTCGGCATGGTGTTCCAGAGCTTCAACCTGTTTCCGCACCTCAGCGTGCTGGACAACATCACCCTGGCCCCCATCCGGGTTCGCCGCCTCAGCCGCGCCGAAGCAGAACAGCGTGGCCTGGAACTGCTGCGGCGGGTGGGAATCGAGGAGCAGGCGCACAAGTTTCCGGCGCAGCTCAGCGGCGGTCAGCAGCAGCGGGTGGCGATTGCGCGGGCGCTGGCGATGGACCCGAAGATCATGCTGTTTGACGAGCCGACGAGTGCGCTGGACCCGGAGATGATCAAGGAAGTGCTGGACGTGATGAAGGAACTGGCGCGCAGTGGCATGACGATGCTGGTGGTGACGCATGAGATGGGCTTTGCGCGTGAGGTGGCCGACCGGATCCTGTTTTTTGATCAGGGCACGGTGGTCGAGGACACCACCCCCGAAGCCTTCTATCAGAACCCGCAGCACGACCGCGCCAAGGCCTTCCTCTCCAAAATTCTCGGCCACTAG
- a CDS encoding amino acid ABC transporter permease encodes MTAPRISAPRQPAGSRNLLLWLLGAAAAFLALFGVITLILRQMPDPIGPRADLFVEGARMTLQLTVVSGVIGLVIGMIAGIQKTSSNWLVRAPASLFIWLIRGTPLLVQILFVYNALPPLLAAIGLKVELNEFWSAVIALALNVGAYNAEVIRAGILAIPRGQTEAARSLGLSGGLTMSTVVLPQALRIVVPPLVNNLVALLKDSSLASTIALLELSLAGSRVSSESFQPVPVLTTIAAVYLALTTVMTLFTDQLEKRVKVASR; translated from the coding sequence GTGACGGCCCCCAGAATCAGCGCGCCGCGTCAGCCAGCGGGATCGCGCAACCTGCTGCTCTGGCTCCTTGGGGCCGCTGCCGCCTTCCTGGCGTTGTTCGGCGTGATTACCCTGATTCTCCGCCAGATGCCTGACCCTATCGGGCCACGGGCCGACCTGTTTGTCGAAGGTGCCCGCATGACCCTGCAGCTGACGGTGGTAAGCGGGGTCATTGGCCTCGTCATTGGCATGATTGCCGGGATTCAGAAGACCAGCAGCAACTGGCTGGTGCGCGCGCCCGCCAGCCTGTTTATCTGGTTGATTCGCGGCACCCCTCTGCTGGTGCAGATCCTGTTCGTGTATAACGCCTTGCCACCCCTGCTGGCCGCAATCGGCCTGAAAGTTGAGCTTAACGAGTTCTGGTCTGCGGTCATTGCGCTGGCTCTGAACGTGGGTGCGTATAACGCTGAAGTGATTCGTGCGGGGATTCTGGCCATTCCAAGGGGCCAGACAGAAGCCGCGCGTAGTCTGGGTCTCAGCGGTGGGCTGACCATGAGCACGGTCGTCCTGCCGCAGGCCCTGAGGATCGTGGTTCCCCCGCTGGTCAACAATCTGGTGGCCCTTCTCAAGGATTCCTCGCTGGCCTCGACCATTGCGCTGCTGGAACTGTCGCTGGCCGGGTCGCGGGTCTCCAGTGAGAGCTTCCAGCCTGTACCTGTGCTGACCACCATCGCTGCCGTCTATCTGGCGCTGACCACCGTGATGACCCTCTTTACCGATCAGCTGGAAAAGCGGGTCAAGGTTGCCAGCCGCTAA
- a CDS encoding ABC transporter substrate-binding protein: MKKTLLTLTALALLTGSAEARTWEEIKRSGTIKIATEGAFPPFNMIKGKQLTGFEVDLAKELATQLGLKVQWVTQPFDNLLIGLNQDRYDFVIASHGITPERAKAVNFANPHYCTGGAIVTRPGGPMTAAALKGKKVAVQVGTTYLENVRKVPGVGDVKTFPKDTDAQAALMAGRVDAWVGDKFTGIDLVKAQKGKVIQGDMLFKESIAMAVKKGNSGLLKELNAALAKALTNGSYAKISSQYFGQDVRCK; this comes from the coding sequence ATGAAAAAGACCCTGCTGACCCTGACCGCCCTGGCTCTTCTGACTGGTAGCGCTGAAGCGCGAACCTGGGAGGAGATCAAACGGAGCGGAACCATAAAGATTGCCACTGAGGGTGCTTTCCCCCCTTTCAACATGATCAAGGGCAAGCAGCTGACTGGCTTTGAGGTCGATCTGGCCAAGGAGCTGGCCACGCAGCTGGGCCTGAAGGTTCAGTGGGTAACTCAGCCCTTTGACAACCTGCTGATCGGCCTGAACCAGGACCGCTATGACTTCGTGATTGCCAGCCATGGCATCACGCCTGAGCGGGCCAAAGCTGTGAACTTTGCCAACCCCCATTACTGCACCGGCGGCGCTATTGTGACGCGCCCGGGTGGCCCGATGACCGCCGCCGCGCTGAAGGGGAAGAAGGTGGCCGTGCAGGTAGGCACCACCTACCTGGAAAATGTCCGCAAGGTCCCCGGCGTAGGGGACGTTAAGACCTTCCCCAAAGACACTGATGCCCAGGCCGCCCTGATGGCCGGCCGGGTGGACGCCTGGGTGGGCGACAAGTTTACCGGTATTGATCTGGTCAAGGCGCAGAAAGGGAAGGTCATTCAGGGAGACATGCTGTTCAAGGAGAGCATCGCTATGGCGGTCAAGAAGGGCAACAGCGGCCTGCTCAAGGAACTGAACGCGGCTCTGGCCAAGGCACTGACCAACGGCAGCTACGCCAAAATCAGCAGCCAATACTTCGGACAGGACGTCCGCTGCAAATAA
- a CDS encoding chloride channel protein — MRSPLPRAVLTRLETGRLVVLSVLLGTLVGGLCILLRLALDAATPLVALLTGYAPPGTPGEGGLLMVFGNVLPWSLLTLPLVGALYAWLVPAQLGDGLTQLVRGYHARGQWPSPAEQGRTLAATGVAYSAGLMVGRDSAFTLVGQLGTSLLRRAAQLDAVELRTLTLAGAAAALGTVLHAPLAAAVLIVEVLYRRFEFEFEVLMPCVLAAVAGSAVYGLAFGFDPLLSVPDVQVPSMAQVPAFTLVTLLITGAGWILLQTVRAFPQDLAAGWLRPVLGGAFGLITAAVAVFSTPAVLGDGLGWTQLGISGFLSGEAAGQGAWRWLLLALGAHLAFGGGVLPSVGVGGVLGAGLGSMLGLDTAVAALVGATAFLTVTLNVPVAAALLAVAWGGDALLPALLLAAGLAHVLSSTAGLVPSQVGSRQDSGLRRGAVLLPEGIRFAARRVPEAAEPAPGQPFDAPAENRGGDGAALLASERELYRRGVPRSWLGAQLTLLSLPPGVEVVGVVRDGTVRLPRPEMRLTAQDELVFLAQPEAYEALEGVLRLPGN; from the coding sequence ATGCGTTCCCCGCTGCCCCGCGCCGTTTTAACCCGCCTGGAAACCGGGCGACTGGTGGTTCTCAGTGTGTTACTGGGCACCCTGGTGGGTGGCCTGTGCATTCTGCTTCGTCTGGCACTGGACGCCGCCACGCCACTTGTGGCTCTGCTGACTGGTTATGCTCCGCCTGGGACTCCCGGTGAGGGAGGCCTGCTGATGGTCTTCGGAAACGTGTTGCCGTGGTCCCTGCTGACCCTCCCCTTGGTCGGTGCGCTGTATGCCTGGCTGGTCCCGGCTCAGCTTGGCGACGGTCTGACTCAGCTGGTCCGCGGCTATCACGCACGTGGGCAGTGGCCCTCACCTGCCGAGCAGGGCCGGACCCTGGCCGCCACCGGTGTGGCCTACAGCGCGGGGCTGATGGTGGGCCGGGACTCGGCCTTCACCCTGGTCGGGCAGCTGGGTACCAGCCTGCTGCGCCGCGCAGCACAGCTCGACGCTGTAGAACTGCGCACCCTCACCCTGGCCGGGGCTGCCGCTGCGCTGGGAACGGTCCTGCACGCTCCACTTGCAGCCGCGGTCCTGATTGTGGAAGTCCTGTACCGCCGCTTCGAGTTCGAATTCGAGGTGCTGATGCCCTGCGTCCTGGCAGCAGTCGCAGGCAGCGCTGTCTATGGACTGGCGTTTGGCTTTGACCCGCTCCTGAGTGTGCCGGATGTCCAGGTGCCGTCCATGGCTCAGGTACCGGCCTTCACTCTGGTGACCCTTCTGATTACGGGAGCAGGCTGGATCCTGTTGCAGACAGTCCGGGCTTTCCCTCAGGACCTCGCTGCCGGATGGCTCCGGCCGGTACTGGGCGGCGCCTTCGGCCTGATTACTGCGGCCGTGGCGGTCTTCAGCACTCCCGCGGTGCTGGGTGACGGACTGGGCTGGACCCAGCTGGGAATCTCCGGATTCCTGAGTGGCGAAGCCGCCGGCCAGGGTGCGTGGCGCTGGCTCCTGCTGGCCCTGGGCGCACATCTGGCGTTTGGCGGCGGAGTGCTGCCCTCCGTGGGGGTCGGCGGCGTACTGGGCGCTGGGCTGGGCAGCATGCTGGGTCTGGACACGGCTGTAGCGGCACTGGTGGGAGCCACCGCGTTTCTGACCGTGACGCTGAACGTGCCGGTCGCAGCGGCGCTGCTGGCAGTCGCCTGGGGCGGCGATGCGCTGCTTCCAGCACTCCTGCTGGCTGCTGGTCTGGCACACGTACTGAGCAGCACCGCCGGTCTCGTACCTTCGCAGGTGGGTTCACGTCAGGACAGCGGGCTGCGCCGGGGAGCAGTCCTGCTGCCCGAAGGCATCCGCTTTGCAGCCCGTCGCGTGCCTGAGGCCGCAGAGCCCGCGCCGGGTCAGCCATTCGACGCTCCAGCTGAAAACCGTGGAGGCGACGGCGCCGCCCTCCTGGCCTCCGAACGTGAACTGTACAGGCGTGGTGTGCCGCGCAGCTGGCTCGGGGCGCAGCTGACGCTTCTGAGCCTGCCGCCGGGCGTCGAGGTCGTTGGTGTGGTCCGCGACGGCACTGTCCGTCTGCCGCGGCCCGAAATGCGCCTGACAGCACAGGATGAACTGGTTTTCCTGGCTCAGCCGGAAGCCTATGAAGCGCTTGAAGGTGTCCTGCGCCTGCCGGGCAACTAG